A genomic stretch from Halichoerus grypus chromosome 5, mHalGry1.hap1.1, whole genome shotgun sequence includes:
- the UTS2 gene encoding urotensin-2 isoform X2, producing MYKLISWCLLFIGCLHPLLSLPVPDSREETLQLSAPDGDARSALDELERVSLLQMLLEMSGAERGDGLREAGLSTDIANPRGSLRKFQAFSGQDLNIFLSHLLDRNRKQDKKRGSPSECFWKYCV from the exons ATGTATAAGCTCATCTCCTGGTGTTTGCTTTTCATAGGATGCTTacatcctctcctctctctgcctgtccctgACTCCAGGGAAGAGACCCTGCAGCTCTCAG CACCTGATGGAGATGCAAGATCAGCCTTGGATGAACTGGAAAGAGTGTCCCTCCTGCAAATGCTGCTGGAGATGTCAGGGGCAGAGAGGGGTGATGGTCTTAGGGAAGCAG GTCTCAGTACTGACATTGCTAACCCTAGAGGAAGTCTGAGAAA GTTTCAGGCTTTCTCTGGACAAGATCTTAACATTTTCCTGAGTCATCTTTTGGACAGAAACAGGAAACAAGATAAGAAGCGTGGGTCTCCCTCTGAATGCTTCTGGAAATACTGTGTCTGA
- the UTS2 gene encoding urotensin-2 isoform X1: MYKLISWCLLFIGCLHPLLSLPVPDSREETLQLSAPDGDARSALDELERVSLLQMLLEMSGAERGDGLREAGLSTDIANPRGSLRKAFSGQDLNIFLSHLLDRNRKQDKKRGSPSECFWKYCV, translated from the exons ATGTATAAGCTCATCTCCTGGTGTTTGCTTTTCATAGGATGCTTacatcctctcctctctctgcctgtccctgACTCCAGGGAAGAGACCCTGCAGCTCTCAG CACCTGATGGAGATGCAAGATCAGCCTTGGATGAACTGGAAAGAGTGTCCCTCCTGCAAATGCTGCTGGAGATGTCAGGGGCAGAGAGGGGTGATGGTCTTAGGGAAGCAG GTCTCAGTACTGACATTGCTAACCCTAGAGGAAGTCTGAGAAAG GCTTTCTCTGGACAAGATCTTAACATTTTCCTGAGTCATCTTTTGGACAGAAACAGGAAACAAGATAAGAAGCGTGGGTCTCCCTCTGAATGCTTCTGGAAATACTGTGTCTGA